The Montipora capricornis isolate CH-2021 chromosome 3, ASM3666992v2, whole genome shotgun sequence genome window below encodes:
- the LOC138042614 gene encoding nuclear pore complex protein Nup205-like isoform X1, with amino-acid sequence MAMLYCLNVDPLDEAAELQTSVREDLFPLLSDHSFIPEFHQEITQQDPWQNRGMCACVQFAWALVLRSCSQWPNVVGAVEVLEEDEGVLDLAVDESVFGFLRYCVVGSSSFHQEEYFVQRLHSLVTGFIVKMPLKVKELRNHGDEASRIIQAHLQDGVEPPPGLPRHFEDFMKMIGGLYDKDPCGLELAADFWCPMDTGSFTSFSPYNTGMSPALRQRASQKQVSLNKFLRLAGDLLLPPLFVPYLDMLTGLANSPEAAHHCFNLLKSAANGPLSWDHFFGSFKQYYMDLRQDGGHSVMMYGSLTREIGRDHRPDLSNYNITAEELEGLEAVLRLTERVADKDEKARLAMCESQAWLPIASLFGLLGCPVPVRLKAQILSTLAAFAKSPEIASSMWHTLELSQILQTVTPSGQAVQQGGIQVELNELESRSETYPETRAFIKLLDHLTDIPLPSALGSGYRVPGVEPYLRFLRDDVFLKFNSRGYQNPDEKWTVAKDVLQILFKLLEGYIPKPEDFVDQFVELQGGERAVVPKPPGCSLMIHLLKDTPTFRMLLNVIDGASSALEHLSITSDGRGELEKAALLCLRMVETALEKQEQFVNTFRSIMQQSSVMVSRLEDLLLSINPQSSAPDYLMKIMRYVCHLHTGAELSLSVVKILCLVCQSTSVQQHLISLLIGNQSLSQQILIGFVDHLEINEPEDIHENDEQELGKEFVDEKSFNTSQIRNAVRQNILRLILHSLQHSSPSLAHFLLGYDLRKSVAKTNLQDPGVLGASKTCLHAVLDLLNKGVDTPQGPSCVTETPKFAELAYQLIYSLCANKDTATPTLRYLRTSHNFLYRHLQHLPFKNLARVDEDDGQTSLPLQTITSQQSWLLKTAAIELRMTAQGRQRSHAQRLLGLLMGEPSAQRAVLAGMTQIPELVPRRLEEDFTAADTSQAIFPDMGQSHTRRKLLAILESLEFTQDVPPPLQLNYFDASVTEKAIASCEQKAEDISVMFCNVPVLHKLLMGEITGVQGNATAGQRNFLLQEVRDILQNVVLRNMMRESLHIKKEAFEAWRRVIEVTLASCPVEILPRDARQTVIVEVLQDMLCRISDENARSELTSPVSGVILSLMAHLRQCTISLNSDITPMPLSDSSVGSRSLQQAGASLPVGASVAILKGLIETVLRSGGGLQRVRANLYAALLYFMQTAPETQQTKERGVMENVLSLYPGQSWDTSILPVLSSYGEPFMDAVCRDSCDGHDVGRMLAFSLLDAIIAVDWQQRWLNYLSLKGYLRHMIEALPHEDHILQSMLDPSPEPLKALYNYESKMALFTRIAQSFEGAKVLLQAGLLSRLAECAFLDQRPEQERAALSSGLYGYDQDMSDGLQDSFVPSVIERYRQLLMPALKVVQAILTSLGSQHKEASVKVLHFVVSHVDVFLSVLQDRQTVHTSGSLQELGLATGIICNMRLTEANLMVDEELGQEQVQLRGPLARIQRLMIGLLPRYSTSENWEKIIKSVMEQHNEEPGAKYSLIAMETTEKLQRICSNIVGFCKTVMNATGSVASHCHVLFAPSLTESLSRDSRSNREVARPVAALSTYRPISLGLPVSFVKKCSDQILQTAELCSQTQLKLQNLTELSSDELRELSQAEFNRGAVQERLSTQQRHQLAQKCLTQIVRFKENEISSLLYIIENYLFIIWHHLDFYFLHCIPSDEERRMRGGPTLTDSRMRRLQDWTLPPGDSISSNPAFETQHLGDGVTREEIETLKRESTSTLTEPFFKKLVEIEQAHGKGRSRLSFLQVIVRRIKGLLTIHGTSARNEAITSGLR; translated from the exons ATGGCAATGTTGTATTGTTTAAATGTTGATCCTCTCGATGAAGCAGCAGAACTGCAAACTTCTGTGAGAG AGGACTTGTTTCCCTTGTTGTCAGACCACAGCTTTATTCCAGAGTTTCACCAAGAAATTACACAGCAAGATCCTTGGCAAAATCGTGGGATGTGTGCATGTGTGCAGTTTGCCTGGGCCTTGGTTCTTCGTTCTTGCAGCCAGTGGCCAAATGTTGTTGGAGCTGTTGAGGTTCTAGAGGAAGATGAAGGAGTTTTAGACTTAGCTGTAGATGAGAGTGTGTTTGGTTTCCTTCGCTATTGTGTTGTGGGATCATCTAGTTTTCACCAAGAG GAATACTTTGTACAAAGATTACATTCCCTTGTTACAGGCTTTATTGTCAAGATGCCACTTAAG GTGAAGGAACTTCGTAATCATGGTGATGAAGCTTCGCGCATTATTCAAGCACACCTGCAAGATGGTGTTGAGCCGCCACCTGGTCTACCTAGACATTTTGAAGACTTCATGAAAATG ATTGGAGGGCTGTATGATAAGGATCCCTGTGGTCTGGAGCTCGCAGCAGATTTCTGGTGTCCAATGGATACAGGTTCCTTCACTTCTTTCTCACCTTACAATACAGGAATGTCACCTGCATTGCGACAACGTGCATCTCAGAAGCAA GTTAGCCTGAACAAATTTCTACGTCTGGCTGGTGATCTGTTGCTTCCTCCACTGTTTGTCCCGTATTTGGACATGTTGACGGGACTTGCCAATAGCCCTGAAGCTGCTCACCATTGTTTTAATCTACTGAAGTCTGCTGCCAATGGACCTTTGTCCTGGGATCACTTCTTTGGCTCATTCAAACAATATTACATGGATTTGAGGCAAGATGGTGGCCACTCAG TGATGATGTATGGCAGTTTAACAAGGGAGATTGGTCGTGACCATAGGCCAGACTTGTCAAATTACAATATAACAGCAGAAGAGTTGGAAGGCCTGGAAGCAGTGCTGAGATTGACAGAAAGAGTGGCTGACAAA GATGAAAAGGCCCGTTTGGCAATGTGTGAAAGTCAAGCCTGGCTGCCCATTGCATCCCTGTTTGGTTTGCTTGGATGTCCAGTGCCAGTGAGACTTAAGGCTCAGATTCTTTCTACCCTGGCCGCATTTGCAAAGTCTCCTGAAATAGCCTCTTCAATGTGGCACACCTTGGAACTATCACAG ATTCTTCAAACTGTAACCCCATCTGGTCAAGCTGTGCAACAAGGAGGAATACAG GTTGAATTAAATGAACTTGAATCACGCAGTGAAACATACCCAGAAACAAGGGCCTTTATAAAGCTACTGGATCATCTTACAGACATCCCTCTTCCTTCTGCCCTGGGTTCAGGATATCGGGTGCCAGGCGTTGAGCCATACCTGAGATTCTTAAGAGATGATGTATTTCTTAAGTTTAATTCAAGAGGATACCAAAACCCTGATGAAAAG TGGACTGTTGCTAAGGATGTTCTTCAGATCCTATTCAAGTTGCTTGAAGGTTACATCCCAAAACCAGAAGATTTTGTTGACCaatttgttgagctgcaaggtGGGGAGAGAGCAGTTGTCCCCAAACCTCCTGGGTGTAGCCTCATGATTCACTTGTTAAAAGATACGCCGACATTTAGAATG CTGTTGAATGTTATTGACGGTGCATCATCTGCATTGGAACATCTCTCCATCACTTCAG ATGGAAGAGGAGAGCTTGAAAAGGCTGCTCTGCTCTGCCTAAGAATGGTCGAGACAGCTCTGGAGAAACAAGAGCAATTTGTGAACACATTTCGCAGTATTATGCAGCAGTCGTCTGTCATGGTGTCACGTTTAGAGGACCTGCTCTTGAGCATCAACCCACAATCAAGTGCCCCTGATTACCTCATGAAGATAATGAG atACGTTTGTCATCTTCACACCGGAGCAGAGCTAAGCCTGTCTGTTGTGAAAATCTTGTGTTTGGTTTGCCAATCCACCTCAGTTCAGCAACACCTTATTAGTCTTTTGATTGGTAATCAG TCTTTGTCTCAGCAAATTTTAATTGGATTTGTTGACCATTTGGAAATCAATGAACCTGAAGATATTCATGAAAACGATGAACAGGAACTCGGAAAAG AGTTCGTTGATGAGAAGTCCTTTAATACCTCCCAGATTCGCAATGCAGTACGGCAGAATATCCTGCGACTGATTCTTCACTCACTTCAGCACAGTTCGCCCAGTCTAGCTCACTTCCTTTTGGGATATGACCTAAGGAAGTCTGTGGCAAAGACCAACCTTCAGGATCCTG GAGTTCTAGGGGCCTCCAAGACCTGCCTTCACGCAGTTTTAGATTTGTTGAACAAAGGAGTAGATACGCCTCAAGGGCCCTCATGTGTTACAGAAACTCCGAAATTTGCAGAACTTGCATATCAACTGATCTACAGTCTTTGCGCCAACAAGGACACTGCAACACCAACGCTGCGCTACTTGAGAACGAGCCACAACTTTTTGTATCGACATCTCCAACATTTGCCATTCAAAAATCTCGCCAGAGTTGACGAAGATGATGGACAGACTTCGTTGCCCCTGCAAACAATTACCAGTCAACAGTCATGGCTGCTTAAGACGGCGGCAATTGAACTTCGGATGACTGCGCAGGGACGTCAAAGATCTCACGCACAGAGACTTCTGGGGCTCTTAATGGGAGAGCCTTCGGCACAGCGGGCAGTCTTGGCGGGTATGACGCAGATACCGGAATTGGTGCCAAGGCGACTCGAAGAAGACTTCACGGCGGCTGACACCAGCCAGGCAATTTTTCCTGACATGGGGCAGTCACATACGCGGCGCAAGCTCTTAGCCATCTTGGAATCTTTAGAATTTACACAAGATGTCCCTCCGCCACTGCAATTGAATTATTTTGATGCGTCAGTCACTGAGAAGGCCATCGCTTCGTGTGAACAGAAGGCTGAGGATATTAGTGTGATGTTTTGTAATGTTCCTGTTCTGCACAAGTTGTTGATGGGTGAGATAACAGGGGTGCAAGGAAATGCAACAGCTGGCCAGAGAAACTTTTTGTTACAG GAAGTCCGAGACATTCTTCAAAATGTTGTTCTTCGTAACATGATGCGAGAAAGTTTGCATATCAAGAAAGAGGCATTTGAGGCGTGGAGGCGCGTGATAGAAGTGACATTGGCGTCATGTCCTGTAGAGATTTTGCCAAGAGACGCAAGACAAACTGTCATAGTAGAAGTACTGCAGGATATGCTCTGCAGG ATATCGGATGAGAATGCAAGATCTGAACTGACATCACCAGTATCAGgggtcattttatctctcatggcACATCTCAGACAGTGCACCATTTCCTTGAACTCCGACATCACGCCCATGCCACTTTCGGACAGCTCGGTAGGAAGCAGATCCCTCCAACAAGCGGGTGCCTCTCTCCCTGTTGGTGCGTCAGTGGCTATCCTGAAGGGGTTAATTGAGACTGTACTGCGATCTGGAGGGGGTCTTCAGCGTGTTCGAGCCAACTTGTACGCTGCTCTGTTGTACTTCATGCAGACTGCGCCGGAAACacaacaaacaaaggaaagag gTGTGATGGAAAACGTTCTTTCTCTCTACCCTGGCCAATCATGGGACACTAGTATTCTCCCAGTTTTGTCAAGTTACGGTGAACCATTCATGGATGCTGTCTGCAGGGACTCTTGTGATGGGCATGATGTAGGCCGA ATGCTGGCGTTTTCTCTTCTGGATGCAATTATTGCCGTTGACTGGCAACAGCGATGGTTAAACTATCTCAGCCTCAAAGGGTATCTTAGGCACATGATCGAGGCACTACCTCACGAGGACCACATTCTGCAATCCATGCTGGACCCTTCACCTGAGCCCCTCAAG GCTTTGTACAACTATGAGTCAAAGATGGCGTTGTTTACACGCATTGCTCAGTCCTTTGAAGGCGCCAAAGTGCTTCTTCAAGCAGGCTTGCTATCTCGTTTGGCAGAATGCGCCTTCCTTGATCAAAGACCAGAACAGGAAAGGGCAGCTCTATCCAGCGGTCTGTATGGCTACGATCAGGACATGAGTGATGGTTTGCAGGATTCGTTTGTGCCGTCGGTTATTGAGCGATACAGACAGTTGCTAATGCCCGCTCTGAAAGTCGTACAGGCCATATTAACATCCCTGGGATCTCAACACAAAGAAGCTTCTGTTAAG GTGCTGCACTTTGTGGTGTCCCACGTGGATGTTTTCTTGAGCGTTCTTCAAGATCGCCAAACGGTACACACATCCGGATCACTGCAGGAGCTGGGCCTTGCCACTGGCATCATTTGTAACATGAGACTGACTGAAGCTAATCTGATGGTTGATGAGGAACTGGGGCAAGAGCAAGTCCAACTCAGAGGACCCCTGGCGAGGATCCAACGTCTCATGATTGGCTTATTACCGAGATATTCTACCAGTGAAAACTGGGAGAAG ATCATCAAATCCGTGATGGAACAGCACAACGAGGAACCTGGTGCCAAGTACAGTTTGATTGCTATGGAAACTACCGAAAAATTGCAACGAATctgttccaacattgttggcttCTGCAAGACAGTCATGAATGCGACAG GCTCAGTCGCCTCTCATTGTCATGTGCTATTCGCACCCAGTTTGACCGAGTCTTTGTCTCGGGATTCCCGCTCAAATAGGGAAG TTGCTCGTCCCGTGGCTGCACTGTCCACATACCGACCGATTAGTCTTGGTCTGCCTGTGTCATTCGTGAAAAAATGCAGTGATCAGATTCTACAGACAGCTGAGTTATGTTCGCAGACGCAGTTGAAGCTGCAAAACCTGACTGAGCTATCCAGCGATGAACTGAGAGAA CTGAGCCAAGCTGAGTTCAACCGCGGAGCTGTCCAGGAGAGACTTTCCACTCAGCAGAGACATCAACTGGCGCAAAAATGCCTCACACAGATCGTACGTTTTAAGGAAAACGAGATTTCGTCTCTCTTGT ACATTATTGAGAATTATTTGTTCATCATCTGGCATCACCTGGATTTCTACTTCTTACATTGCATCCCGTCAGACGAGGAACGACGCATGCGTGGTGGTCCTACGCTGACAGACAGTCGAATGAGACGACTGCAAG ACTGGACCTTGCCACCTGGAGATTCGATTTCCTCGAATCCTGCCTTTGAAACGCAACATCTTGGAGATGGTGTTACACGCGAGGAAATCGAGACG cTGAAAAGAGAGTCAACCAGCACGCTGACGGAGCCCTTTTTTAAGAAACTTGTTGAAATCGAACAG GCGCACGGGAAGGGACGCTCCAGACTCAGTTTTCTTCAAGTTATTGTGCGCCGCATTAAAGGGCTCTTGACAATACACGGGACGTCTGCACGCAATGAAGCCATTACCAGCGGATTACGATGA